In Odontesthes bonariensis isolate fOdoBon6 chromosome 6, fOdoBon6.hap1, whole genome shotgun sequence, one genomic interval encodes:
- the sgsm1a gene encoding small G protein signaling modulator 1 isoform X2 — MVAIMAEAETRQKLLRTVKKEVKQIMEEAVTRKFVHEDSSHIVSFCAAVEACVLHGLKRRAAGFLRSNKIAALFMKVGKSFPPAEEMCRKAQELEQIIETKRSQSLQSQDSLRKMPRLPSLNPQGVKSLWIRTALFDKVLDKIVHYLVENSSKYYEKEAFLMDPVDGPILASLLVGPCALEYTKMKTADHFWTDPSADELVQRHRIHSGHCRQDSPTKRPALCIQKRHSSSSMDERPSPSPSARDYVESLHQNNRATLLFGKNNVLVQPRDDMEAIPGYLSLHQTADLMTLKWTPNQLMNGSVGDLDYEHSVYWDYAMTIPLEEIVYLHCHQQVDSGGTVVLVSQDGIQRPPLRFPRGGHLLQFLSCLENGLLPHGQLDPPLWSQRGKGKVFPKLRKRVPLGSGSTDSVSDKEEDEAADYVFRIIFPNSQSEFVTPPDLMDQGALMWHPTLRKSSCSSCSQGNFSNGATHKGCNHERTPLKLLCDNMKYQIISRAFYGWLAYCRHLSTVRTHLSALVNHTIVAPDVPCDAYRGLTADVWQRFLQDCTAYKEQELLRLVYFGGVEPSLRKEVWPFLLGHYTFGMAETERKEVDKQIRVCYQQTMSEWLGCEEIVRQREKEQHAVALAKCSSGASMDSSTQRMIHHDSTVSNESQSSTSSDRQSLARLQSDSSSSTQVFESVEEVDQIELETKNEEAKQMPKMPNGALQNETSSPDSGHPSSRNFSITSGLSDGSFSTEDSSAPDATQRCVAVPQASQSSVKAVGGESEALTERMDTQVIGEEQDRGEEEEKALDGTKTAKKTKTDVKDENLDKKETSFPTETQESTRSETVQIEGTSFEDKSLDTKLKEIKPSQSLEPGKEVPDENTMTVTATATQFKGEDVEENRQKEVAVVIEHASKLEETNVKKIKEIDKSKSTEVLQTQEKDKIFKGPEAPEVEKNLVLSADTTASETRGACCSSQTEKTQVMTESDESPSAIEMEEIPKAKVSMVPWSRKGHCETLSSVEDTALHMELRQKEGKLSPEGTESNPSEPEMDSLYPPFDSTSENTKTEVASGESSGSAYSQELLDLYTLNLHRIDKDVQRCDRNYWYFTPANLEKLRNIMCSYIWKHLDIGYVQGMCDLLAPLLVILDDEALAFSCFTELMKRMNQNFPHGGAMDTHFANMRSLIQILDSELFELMHQNGDYTHFYFCYRWFLLDFKRELVYDDVFAVWETIWAAKYVSSSHFVLFIALALVEMYRDIILENNMDFTDIIKFFNEMAERHNIKQILTVARDLVCKVQMLIENK, encoded by the exons CTGCAGTGGAGGCATGTGTTCTGCATGGGCTAAAACGGCGAGCAGCTGGCTTTCTGCGTAGCAACAAGATAGCAGCACTCTTCATGAAAGTGGGAAAAAGCTTCCCCCCAGCTGAGGAGATGTGCAGAAAGGCCCAGGAGCTTGAGCAGATCATCGAGACAAA GCGAAGTCAAAGCTTGCAAAGTCAGGACAGCCTTCGTAAAATGCCGCGACTCCCCAGCCTCAACCCCCAGGGAGTGAAGAGCCTGTGGATCCGGACCGCTCTGTTTGATAAAGTGCTGGACAAGATTGTCCACTACTTGGTGGAGAACAGTAG TAAATACTACGAAAAAGAAGCTTTTCTAATGGACCCTGTAGATGGACCTATACTTGCGTCATTGCTAG TCGGACCTTGTGCTTTGGAGTACACAAAGATGAAGACGGCTGATCATTTCTGGACAGACCCGTCTGCTGATGAGTTGGTGCAAAGACATCGTATCCATAGTGGTCACTGCAGACAGGATTCTCCCACCAAGAGGCCTGCActatgt ATCCAGAAGCGAcactccagcagcagcatggATGAACGGCCCTCCCCCTCACCATCGGCCCGTGACTATGTGGAGTCACTGCATCAAAACAACAGGGCGACGCTGCTGTTCGGCAAGAACAACGTGCTTGTGCAGCCG AGGGATGACATGGAGGCCATCCCAGGTTACCTCTCTCTGCACCAGACTGCTGACCTCATGACGCTGAAGTGGACACCCAATCAACTTATGAATGGCTCTGTTGGAGACTTGGACtatgaacacag cgTATACTGGGACTATGCTATGACAATCCCTTTGGAGGAGATAGTTTACTTGCACTGTCATCAACAAG TGGACAGTGGGGGAACAGTGGTGCTGGTCAGTCAGGATGGGATCCAGCGACCTCCACTTCGCTTCCCCAGAGGAGGCCATTTGCTCCAGTTCCTTTCCTGCCTGGAGAACGGCCTGCTTCCTCATGGCCAACTAGACCCTCCACTCTGGTCCCAGAGGGGAAAG gGGAAGGTGTTTCCTAAACTCAGGAAGAGGGTACCACTGGGATCTGGATCCACAGACTCAGTCTCAGACAAAGAGGAGGACGAAGCCGCAGACTATGTCTTCCGCATCATCTTTCCAAACAGCCAGTCAGAGTTTG TGACTCCTCCAGATCTGATGGATCAGGGAGCCTTGATGTGGCACCCCACTCTCAGGAAGTCGTCGTGTTCTTCCTGCTCTCAGGGCAACTTCTCTAATGGGGCGACACACAAGGGGTGCAACCATGAGAG GACTCCTTTGAAGCTGCTGTGCGACAACATGAAATATCAGATCATCTCCAGGGCATTTTATGGCT GGCTGGCGTACTGCCGTCACCTGTCCACTGTGCGTACGCACCTCTCTGCTCTCGTCAATCACACCATCGTGGCGCCTGACGTGCCCTGTGACGCCTACCGAGGGCTCACCGCTGACGTGTGGCAGAGATTCCTCCAGGACTGCACA GCATACAAGGAGCAGGAGCTGCTCCGTCTGGTCTACTTCGGTGGTGTGGAACCCTCGCTGCGTAAAGAGGTGTGGCCTTTCCTCCTGGGTCATTACACTTTTGGAATGGCAGAGACTGAGAGGAAagag GTGGATAAACAAATCCGAGTGTGCTATCAGCAGACCATGAGTGAGTGGCTGGGCTGTGAGGAGATCGTCCGTCAGCGAGAGAAAGAGCAGCACGCTGTCGCACTGGCAAAGTGCTCGTCTGGGGCGAGCATGGACAGTTCCACTCAGAGGATGATCCATCATGATTCTACAGTGAGCAATGAG TCCCAGTCCTCCACGAGCTCAGACAGGCAGAGTCTGGCTCGCCTGCAGAGTGATTCCAGCAGCAGCACTcag gtgtttGAATCTGTAGAGGAGGTGGATCAGATTGAGTTGGAAACCAAGAACGAAGAGGCCAAACAGATGCCCAAGATGCCCAATGGAGCTCTGCAGAACGAGACAAGCTCCCCTGACTCCGGACATCCTTCCTCCCGAAACTTCTCCATCACCTCTGGCCTGTCGGATGGCTCCTTCAGCACAGAGGACAGCTCTGCACCTGACGCAACCCAGAGATGTGTCGCTGTGCCTCAAGCATCACAGAGCTCTGTCAAAGCCGTAGGGGGAGAGAGTGAAGCTCTGACAGAGAGAATGGACACCCAGGTGATAGGTGAAGAGCAAGATagaggggaggaagaggaaaaagCACTTGATGGTACCAAGACtgcaaaaaagacaaagactgATGTGAAAGATGAGAACTTGGACAAAAAAGAGACAAGTTTCCCCACTGAAACACAAGAAAGTACTCGGTCAGAAACTGTTCAAATAGAGGGAACCAGTTTTGAAGATAAAAGCCTTGATACAAaattgaaagaaattaaacctTCACAGTCACTGGAACCAGGAAAAGAAGTGCCCGATGAGAATACCATGACAGTAACAGCAACGGCCACACAATTCAAAGGAGAAGACGTTGAAGAAAATCGTCAAAAAGAAGTGGCGGTTGTTATTGAACATGCTTCCAAACTTGAAGaaacaaatgtgaaaaagatTAAAGAAATAGATAAATCGAAGAGTACAGAGGTTTTGCAGACGCAAGAGAAAGACAAAATATTCAAAGGCCCAGAGGCTCCTGAAGTGGAGAAGAATCTTGTTCTCTCCGCAGACACAACAGCGTCTGAAACAAGAGGAGCCTGCTGCTCCTCTCAGACGGAAAAGACTCAGGTCATGACCGAGTCCGACGAGTCTCCCTCAGCCATAGAGATGGAGGAGATCCCCAAAGCCAAAGTTTCCATGGTGCCTTGGAGCAGGAAGGGACATTGTGAAACCTTGTCCTCCGTTGAGGACACGGCCCTTCACATGGAGCTCAGGCAGAAGGAGGGAAAGCTCAGTCCTGAGGGCACCGAGTCCAACCCGTCGGAGCCGGAGATGGACAGCCTTTACCCTCCATTTGACTCCACGTCTGAAAACACAAAGACCGAAGTGGCCTCTGGAGAATCGTCTGGGAGCGCTTACTCT CAAGAACTTTTAGACTTGTATACACTCAATCTGCACCGTATTGACAAGGACGTCCAGCGCTGTGACAGGAACTACTGGTACTTCACTCCCGCCAACCTGGAGAAGCTGCGCAACATTATGTGCAG CTATATCTGGAAGCACCTTGACATCGGATATGTACAGGGAATGTGTGACCTGCTGGCTCCACTTCTAGTCATTTTGGATGACG AGGCGCTGGCTTTCAGCTGTTTCACTGAACTCATGAAGAGAATGAATCAAAATTTTCCTCACGGAGGGGCGATGGATACTCACTTTGCAAACATGCGTTCTCTCATCCAG ATCCTGGATTCTGAGCTGTTTGAGCTTATGCACCAAAACGGAGACTACACCCACTTCTACTTCTGCTACCGCTGGTTTCTCCTAGACTTCAAGCGAG AGTTGGTGTATGATGACGTGTTTGCAGTCTGGGAAACCATCTGGGCAGCCAAGTACGTCTCCTCAAGTCACTTTGTCCTCTTCATAGCCCTGGCACTGGTGGAAATGTACAGGGACATCATCCTGGAGAACAACATGGACTTCACAGACATCATTAAGTTCTTCAATG AAATGGCCGAGCGCCACAACATCAAGCAGATTTTGACCGTGGCCAGGGATCTGGTGTGCAAGGTGCAGATGCTGATCGAGAACAAGTGA
- the sgsm1a gene encoding small G protein signaling modulator 1 isoform X1, with amino-acid sequence MVAIMAEAETRQKLLRTVKKEVKQIMEEAVTRKFVHEDSSHIVSFCAAVEACVLHGLKRRAAGFLRSNKIAALFMKVGKSFPPAEEMCRKAQELEQIIETKRSQSLQSQDSLRKMPRLPSLNPQGVKSLWIRTALFDKVLDKIVHYLVENSSKYYEKEAFLMDPVDGPILASLLVGPCALEYTKMKTADHFWTDPSADELVQRHRIHSGHCRQDSPTKRPALCIQKRHSSSSMDERPSPSPSARDYVESLHQNNRATLLFGKNNVLVQPRDDMEAIPGYLSLHQTADLMTLKWTPNQLMNGSVGDLDYEHSVYWDYAMTIPLEEIVYLHCHQQVDSGGTVVLVSQDGIQRPPLRFPRGGHLLQFLSCLENGLLPHGQLDPPLWSQRGKGKVFPKLRKRVPLGSGSTDSVSDKEEDEAADYVFRIIFPNSQSEFGTLVVPKRSCHEEFPSLTGSSLTPPDLMDQGALMWHPTLRKSSCSSCSQGNFSNGATHKGCNHERTPLKLLCDNMKYQIISRAFYGWLAYCRHLSTVRTHLSALVNHTIVAPDVPCDAYRGLTADVWQRFLQDCTAYKEQELLRLVYFGGVEPSLRKEVWPFLLGHYTFGMAETERKEVDKQIRVCYQQTMSEWLGCEEIVRQREKEQHAVALAKCSSGASMDSSTQRMIHHDSTVSNESQSSTSSDRQSLARLQSDSSSSTQVFESVEEVDQIELETKNEEAKQMPKMPNGALQNETSSPDSGHPSSRNFSITSGLSDGSFSTEDSSAPDATQRCVAVPQASQSSVKAVGGESEALTERMDTQVIGEEQDRGEEEEKALDGTKTAKKTKTDVKDENLDKKETSFPTETQESTRSETVQIEGTSFEDKSLDTKLKEIKPSQSLEPGKEVPDENTMTVTATATQFKGEDVEENRQKEVAVVIEHASKLEETNVKKIKEIDKSKSTEVLQTQEKDKIFKGPEAPEVEKNLVLSADTTASETRGACCSSQTEKTQVMTESDESPSAIEMEEIPKAKVSMVPWSRKGHCETLSSVEDTALHMELRQKEGKLSPEGTESNPSEPEMDSLYPPFDSTSENTKTEVASGESSGSAYSQELLDLYTLNLHRIDKDVQRCDRNYWYFTPANLEKLRNIMCSYIWKHLDIGYVQGMCDLLAPLLVILDDEALAFSCFTELMKRMNQNFPHGGAMDTHFANMRSLIQILDSELFELMHQNGDYTHFYFCYRWFLLDFKRELVYDDVFAVWETIWAAKYVSSSHFVLFIALALVEMYRDIILENNMDFTDIIKFFNEMAERHNIKQILTVARDLVCKVQMLIENK; translated from the exons CTGCAGTGGAGGCATGTGTTCTGCATGGGCTAAAACGGCGAGCAGCTGGCTTTCTGCGTAGCAACAAGATAGCAGCACTCTTCATGAAAGTGGGAAAAAGCTTCCCCCCAGCTGAGGAGATGTGCAGAAAGGCCCAGGAGCTTGAGCAGATCATCGAGACAAA GCGAAGTCAAAGCTTGCAAAGTCAGGACAGCCTTCGTAAAATGCCGCGACTCCCCAGCCTCAACCCCCAGGGAGTGAAGAGCCTGTGGATCCGGACCGCTCTGTTTGATAAAGTGCTGGACAAGATTGTCCACTACTTGGTGGAGAACAGTAG TAAATACTACGAAAAAGAAGCTTTTCTAATGGACCCTGTAGATGGACCTATACTTGCGTCATTGCTAG TCGGACCTTGTGCTTTGGAGTACACAAAGATGAAGACGGCTGATCATTTCTGGACAGACCCGTCTGCTGATGAGTTGGTGCAAAGACATCGTATCCATAGTGGTCACTGCAGACAGGATTCTCCCACCAAGAGGCCTGCActatgt ATCCAGAAGCGAcactccagcagcagcatggATGAACGGCCCTCCCCCTCACCATCGGCCCGTGACTATGTGGAGTCACTGCATCAAAACAACAGGGCGACGCTGCTGTTCGGCAAGAACAACGTGCTTGTGCAGCCG AGGGATGACATGGAGGCCATCCCAGGTTACCTCTCTCTGCACCAGACTGCTGACCTCATGACGCTGAAGTGGACACCCAATCAACTTATGAATGGCTCTGTTGGAGACTTGGACtatgaacacag cgTATACTGGGACTATGCTATGACAATCCCTTTGGAGGAGATAGTTTACTTGCACTGTCATCAACAAG TGGACAGTGGGGGAACAGTGGTGCTGGTCAGTCAGGATGGGATCCAGCGACCTCCACTTCGCTTCCCCAGAGGAGGCCATTTGCTCCAGTTCCTTTCCTGCCTGGAGAACGGCCTGCTTCCTCATGGCCAACTAGACCCTCCACTCTGGTCCCAGAGGGGAAAG gGGAAGGTGTTTCCTAAACTCAGGAAGAGGGTACCACTGGGATCTGGATCCACAGACTCAGTCTCAGACAAAGAGGAGGACGAAGCCGCAGACTATGTCTTCCGCATCATCTTTCCAAACAGCCAGTCAGAGTTTG GGACCCTGGTTGTACCCAAGAGGTCCTGCCATGAAGAATTCCCCTCACTCACTGGAAGCAGCT TGACTCCTCCAGATCTGATGGATCAGGGAGCCTTGATGTGGCACCCCACTCTCAGGAAGTCGTCGTGTTCTTCCTGCTCTCAGGGCAACTTCTCTAATGGGGCGACACACAAGGGGTGCAACCATGAGAG GACTCCTTTGAAGCTGCTGTGCGACAACATGAAATATCAGATCATCTCCAGGGCATTTTATGGCT GGCTGGCGTACTGCCGTCACCTGTCCACTGTGCGTACGCACCTCTCTGCTCTCGTCAATCACACCATCGTGGCGCCTGACGTGCCCTGTGACGCCTACCGAGGGCTCACCGCTGACGTGTGGCAGAGATTCCTCCAGGACTGCACA GCATACAAGGAGCAGGAGCTGCTCCGTCTGGTCTACTTCGGTGGTGTGGAACCCTCGCTGCGTAAAGAGGTGTGGCCTTTCCTCCTGGGTCATTACACTTTTGGAATGGCAGAGACTGAGAGGAAagag GTGGATAAACAAATCCGAGTGTGCTATCAGCAGACCATGAGTGAGTGGCTGGGCTGTGAGGAGATCGTCCGTCAGCGAGAGAAAGAGCAGCACGCTGTCGCACTGGCAAAGTGCTCGTCTGGGGCGAGCATGGACAGTTCCACTCAGAGGATGATCCATCATGATTCTACAGTGAGCAATGAG TCCCAGTCCTCCACGAGCTCAGACAGGCAGAGTCTGGCTCGCCTGCAGAGTGATTCCAGCAGCAGCACTcag gtgtttGAATCTGTAGAGGAGGTGGATCAGATTGAGTTGGAAACCAAGAACGAAGAGGCCAAACAGATGCCCAAGATGCCCAATGGAGCTCTGCAGAACGAGACAAGCTCCCCTGACTCCGGACATCCTTCCTCCCGAAACTTCTCCATCACCTCTGGCCTGTCGGATGGCTCCTTCAGCACAGAGGACAGCTCTGCACCTGACGCAACCCAGAGATGTGTCGCTGTGCCTCAAGCATCACAGAGCTCTGTCAAAGCCGTAGGGGGAGAGAGTGAAGCTCTGACAGAGAGAATGGACACCCAGGTGATAGGTGAAGAGCAAGATagaggggaggaagaggaaaaagCACTTGATGGTACCAAGACtgcaaaaaagacaaagactgATGTGAAAGATGAGAACTTGGACAAAAAAGAGACAAGTTTCCCCACTGAAACACAAGAAAGTACTCGGTCAGAAACTGTTCAAATAGAGGGAACCAGTTTTGAAGATAAAAGCCTTGATACAAaattgaaagaaattaaacctTCACAGTCACTGGAACCAGGAAAAGAAGTGCCCGATGAGAATACCATGACAGTAACAGCAACGGCCACACAATTCAAAGGAGAAGACGTTGAAGAAAATCGTCAAAAAGAAGTGGCGGTTGTTATTGAACATGCTTCCAAACTTGAAGaaacaaatgtgaaaaagatTAAAGAAATAGATAAATCGAAGAGTACAGAGGTTTTGCAGACGCAAGAGAAAGACAAAATATTCAAAGGCCCAGAGGCTCCTGAAGTGGAGAAGAATCTTGTTCTCTCCGCAGACACAACAGCGTCTGAAACAAGAGGAGCCTGCTGCTCCTCTCAGACGGAAAAGACTCAGGTCATGACCGAGTCCGACGAGTCTCCCTCAGCCATAGAGATGGAGGAGATCCCCAAAGCCAAAGTTTCCATGGTGCCTTGGAGCAGGAAGGGACATTGTGAAACCTTGTCCTCCGTTGAGGACACGGCCCTTCACATGGAGCTCAGGCAGAAGGAGGGAAAGCTCAGTCCTGAGGGCACCGAGTCCAACCCGTCGGAGCCGGAGATGGACAGCCTTTACCCTCCATTTGACTCCACGTCTGAAAACACAAAGACCGAAGTGGCCTCTGGAGAATCGTCTGGGAGCGCTTACTCT CAAGAACTTTTAGACTTGTATACACTCAATCTGCACCGTATTGACAAGGACGTCCAGCGCTGTGACAGGAACTACTGGTACTTCACTCCCGCCAACCTGGAGAAGCTGCGCAACATTATGTGCAG CTATATCTGGAAGCACCTTGACATCGGATATGTACAGGGAATGTGTGACCTGCTGGCTCCACTTCTAGTCATTTTGGATGACG AGGCGCTGGCTTTCAGCTGTTTCACTGAACTCATGAAGAGAATGAATCAAAATTTTCCTCACGGAGGGGCGATGGATACTCACTTTGCAAACATGCGTTCTCTCATCCAG ATCCTGGATTCTGAGCTGTTTGAGCTTATGCACCAAAACGGAGACTACACCCACTTCTACTTCTGCTACCGCTGGTTTCTCCTAGACTTCAAGCGAG AGTTGGTGTATGATGACGTGTTTGCAGTCTGGGAAACCATCTGGGCAGCCAAGTACGTCTCCTCAAGTCACTTTGTCCTCTTCATAGCCCTGGCACTGGTGGAAATGTACAGGGACATCATCCTGGAGAACAACATGGACTTCACAGACATCATTAAGTTCTTCAATG AAATGGCCGAGCGCCACAACATCAAGCAGATTTTGACCGTGGCCAGGGATCTGGTGTGCAAGGTGCAGATGCTGATCGAGAACAAGTGA